The genomic DNA TTGCTGCCGGAGTAATTTTAATTATACCCCTAAAAATACTTTATATATTAACAGGAAATACAGCTTACATTTTACTTTTTAATTTTGATTATATCCCTGTTTTAAATGAATTAAGGCCCTTATGGTTGTTTGGCTATGTTTTCCATTTTGTAACTTGTATTTGTAGCGTCATAGGACTCTTTTATATTTTAAAATTTCTGAATAAACAGTTTTCCATCTTTTATTATGTAGCGGTCTACACCGTTGGGGGAGGAGCACTATTTTTTCTTACCTGTCTTTCAGAACAACCTCCTGCTGGCAATGACTTCGCCGCTTGGTTGTATTGGACGATTGCGCATGGAATTTTCGGTTTTGCAGTGGGTCTTTTAGTGAAGAAGTTTATAAAAGGAACATATTTAGAAAATTTGGATTACTAATACATTTTGAAAATAATAAGTAGTATGGAAAAAGAAAGGAAAAAAAAAGTACGGCCGGAGCAAAAGCAGAGACGTCCTGGAATGGAAAATAATATGAAACCGGTTCCTGAGACAACTCCGCGGCCCAGTTCAGGAGGGGGGAAATTAAAAAATAAAATTGCACTAATAACGGGTGGCGACAGCGGCATTGGTAAAGCAGTTGCGCTTTTATTTGCAAAAGAAGGTGCTCATATTGCAATATCTTATCTCAGCGAAACAAAAGAAGCAAAGCATACACAGAAGCTTGTGAAGCAATATGGTGTAAACTGTATTATCATAAAGGGCGATCTTTCTAAAGAAGCAAATTGTCAAAAGGTTATAAAAGAAATCATAAGTGAATTTGGACAAATTGATATTGTTGTAAATAATGCAGGTCTTCATTGGGAGTGTGATTCGATTGAGAAACTCAGCAGTAAGCAGTTATTGAAAACATTTCAAAATAATTTCTTCTCGTATTTCTGGATTACAAAATATGCAATTCCTTACTTAGCAAAAGGAAGTACCATCATCAATACTTCATCCGTGACGGCATACAGAGGTAGTCCAAGTCTTCTTGATTATTCCGCTACCAAAGGTGCTATCATTTCCTTTACTCGAAGTTTATCTTTACAACTTATTGAAAAGGGTATTCGCGTTAATGCGGTGGCCCCTGGACCTATTTGGACTCCTTTAATTGTATCGTCGTTTGATAGAAAGAAGAATTCTGAATTTGGAAGTGATTCACCCATGGAACGTGCAGGTATGCCAAATGAAGTTGCACCTTCCTATCTTTTTCTGGCTAGCCAAGATTCAAGCTACATTAATGGTCAAGTACTTCATCCCAATGGTGGAGAAATTATTAATGGCTAAACCAAAAGTAACATTATATATTTCTGTTTTGGTAATTTGATACAAATTGTAGCCAAGTAGTTTTTATAACTGGTACAATTCATTTCTATATTTGCTGCATGAAACTCCAGGCAATTATAAGAGAAACAGTTGAACCAAAACAAGGCAAACTTCCGCAATCGGTCATCGTAGAATTTCTTGGTGACAAAGAAAACCAGCATTTTGAAGTACTGTTTTATGATCTGGATCCCTATTATCTCAAAATACGAAAATGGGATACTTGGGAATTAACCATAAAATGGAAAAGTGAAATTTTTGTAGATTCAAAAACAAAAGCTAAATCATATTTCACGTATTTGATTTGCAGTAAGGCGCTTCCAATACATCAAATGGAAAAATAGAAGTATACAAACAAAAATAAGAAGTGCTAAAAGTCTATTTTCGTTAAATAAATGTTTTTTCCGACTATAAAATTTACGTGGTATAATTGTTGAACTTTTAGAATCAAAATAAATAGTAATGTGTAATCGAGTTGATAATTACGGTCTTTCCATTTCTGAAGTATCAGAGGAACTTCAAGCTGAAATTGTTGAAAATAATTATTATTATTCAGATGAAATCAATGCATTTCAAAGACCTGCTATTCCTGTTGTATTAGAACATGAAGGTCGTAAGATTACTCACGCGACATGGGGAATAAATAAAGATATTCCGAAAGATAAACCGGCAAAAGGCATTAATCTAACTGCCGAAAAATCACATACATTTTATAAAAAGGTTGAAAATAATCGGTGCATAGTTCCAGTTACTGGATTCTATGATTGGATGCACGTTCTAAATCCTGGAAAGAAAACCCCGATAAAAATTAAACACAGGATGCACTGGAAAAATTCAGATCATTTTTATATTGCAGCTTTTTACGATATATGGGATAATAAGGAAATAGGTTTTGGGTTAGTAACAACAATTTCAAATTCTTTAATGAGCGTAGTTCATAATTCTAAACTTAGAATGCCTCTTTGTCTTGATGCAAGAATGGCTGATAAATTTTTAAATGACGAACCCATAGAGGAATTTACATTTCCTACCTTTGATCCAAAGTTGGTGGCTGTAAATTTGGAGCCCAATAAAATACCACAAACCCTATTTTAATGGTAAAGATTAATTTTATAATCAGTGATATTTTAGTGAGCAAATCCAGTATGGATGGATATGGTTTGGATATCTTTCTTAAAGATGGACCGCAATTGAAAACTAAGTTTCATGATCAAAATTTATTTCATGCTGCAAAGGAGGCTAAGGGCAATCTTTTTCGTCTTAAATATCTATTTTCAGAACAGATTCAGAATTTAAACAACAATCCTCAATATTACTATTCCTTGACTAATTGCGAACTTTTTGATATTAGTTTTGGTCATATTCTCGAAGACCCTAATGACGATATTTATGCCGAATCAATGGATTTAATACGAAGTTGTGCAGACGAAAAAGACATTGAATTTGACGGATATTTTAAACAGCGGTGGAAGGATTCAGCCGATACCATCGTAAGTTTTGATGAAGAATATTTTGACGACCCAGATCGCACTGAGCTATATGTTTTTCTTTCTGCAATGGTAGATGAGGAAATTTTTAGTTTTCTAAATCAGGTTTATTTCTTTTACGAACATAGAGATCTTACGAAAGAAATAGTACAGGATAAAATAGAATATCTTACTAAAATTAAAGGCGTTAGATTTTAATGACTGATTTATATAAATTGGTGGACAATAATTCTCTCGTATTTGATATCGCGTATAAGAAAAGCCCTGCTAAAAGCAGGGTTTTATTTAATTATTTTTTATTTAGATCCATGGATCTAAAACCACCTTTACACAGCCATCCTCTTTTTTGTCAAAGATGTCGTAACCTTTAGCTACTTCGTCTATTGACAGTCGATGTGTGATAATATCGTCTAGGACTACTTCCCCATCTTTTACATATCCTAGTAATTCATCGATAATCGCATGTACGGGAGACTGTCCCGCCTGTATTCTTAATCCTTTATCGAATATTTGACCGAGTTTAAAATTATCATAATTGTAGGGGTAAACTCCAAGAATGGATACCTTACCGCCTCTGCGAACTGCACTCATACAAGCTTCTACCACTTTAATTGAACCTTTCTCCAAGTTAATGACAGCTTTTGCCTTATCTATTAGATTTCGATCTGGCTCGAATCCCACCGCATCAATACATAAATCTGCACCACGACCATGGGTCAGGGTTCTTATGTGTTCAATTACCTCTTTACCATCTTTCCACAAAATGGTTTCACACCCAGTTAGTCTTTTAATTTGGTCTAAGCGATATTGTTGAGTATCGACTACAATAACCTGCCCAGCATTTTTTAGAATAGCACTTTTTGTGGCCATACTTCCTACGGGTCCGGCACCAAATATTGCTACGGTTTCACCGCCTTTTAATTCACCCCACATCACCCCAGTATAGCCTGTTGGAAATATATCTGTTAAGAATAATGCTTGATCGTCCGTTAAATTATCCGGAATTACTCGTGGGCCGAAGTCTCCATATGGAACTCGTACATATTGTGCTTGCCCTCCATCATAACCCCCGTACAAATCGGTGTAACCAAACATTCCACCACCTTTTTCCGTCATTATTCCACCTTCAGGTCCATAATTTTCTTCATTGCTATGTTCGCATGCCCCAGGTAAATCATGACTGCAAAAATAACAGCATCCACATGCAACTGGGAAAGGAACAACAACACGATCACCCACTTTTAATTTAGTTACTTCGCTACCGATTTCTTCTACTATTCCCATAAATTCGTGACCCATTGTCATTGGTCTTGGTTGAGGAATGCCTCCGGAATACATATGAAGATCACTTCCACAAATTGCTGTAGATGTTACTTTCAAAATTATGTCAGAGGGCTCTTTAATTTTTGGATCGTCTACCGTATCACAAGTTATTTTTCCGGGACTGTGAAAAACTGCTGCTTTCATAATTTTGAATTTTTAATTTATATTTAATTTATATCAAACATATTGCCACGTATTTAACGATTATAAATAAAAGTGTGTTTTATTTTACTGATTTTCGTTTGTAAATAAAAATAATATTATAAATTAAAAATCTGAAACATTTCATTGAACCCTGTCGGGAACATTCCATTTATTCAGACTTTTAATTTTGTTTTTCACTCATTATTCCATTTTCTTCACGCTTAAAAAACATTTCCCTACCGCTTTGCTATCGGTCAATTCTTTTTAAGCTAAAAATAGAATACTTTCGGAAAAAGTGCCAACGCTTTGCCCACGCTCAAAAAAATTGCAGATTTTTAAAAGCAATAGATCTAAAACATTCTGGTTCCCGCCATTTATTTAGACCTATTGCTTTTATTTTTCACTACCTATACTATTTTCTTTACGTTTCAAAAACATTTCCCTGTCGCTTTGCTTTCGGTCAATTCTTTTTCAACTAAAAATAATTTAGCTTCGGAAAAAAAAATAAATCGCAATTTTTCTTGCCACTACTTTGCCCGAGCTTTTCCACAATTTCATCTGCAGTTATTTGAAAGCTTTACCAGCTAATATCTCTTCAACTTCTCTCAAAGATTGAATTTCACTTTTGTTTGAAAAATTTTCCACTTACTGGAAAGTTATTGATAACGATTTATAGCATTCCAAAAACGTACAACTCTTCTGCTTTTCTTTCATTCCATTTCTGGTGTTTTTCTGTATGCAAAATTAAAAATGGAAGTCTTCCTAAAAAAATAAATTTGGGAATCCATCAATATTTTAGCTTCACTTAATTTAAATATTAACGAACCCACCTAAACCCTTCGGGCAAATTCATTTCCTGCTTCCACGTTGTTTCAGTTTTAGAAATCATTCCTTTTAAAGTCATTTAGCAAAGAAAAAGACACCTCAATTATACGAATAAAGATAAAAGCAGTAAGTTCTTTAACATTTTCGAAAAGCCCTAAAACCCGTTAAATAAAAGCTCTTTCCAGTCCGCTATAAAATCTTTCAGTTTAAAAAAAAACGTGTCCTCATTAACAAATAAATAACTAAATAAGTTTATAACTAAATAAATAATTAAATATTATGAATGCAACAGCCCAAAAAACCCACAGTTCAAAAAGTAAAAAAAATCAGATTTCTAAAAAAGGTGAAGATAAATTTATCTCTAGAATTATAGAGAACTTGGATAAGGTAAAAGCCCAGGATTGGGAACTTTACACCACTTATAAATTTCAAGCACCAAAAAATCTATTTAGTCAGAATACGTATAAAGGATTCAATTTATTGACCTTATATATCGATACGCTTACCAATGGTTTTACCTCTAGTTTATACGCAACATTTAACTCTATTTCAAAGGCAGGCGGAAAACTTAAAAAAGGATCAAAAGGAGTTGTTATTGAATTTTTCAGTTTTGTATATAAGCATCGGGAAACTTTAAAATCGTACACTTTGGAGCAGATTAAAAATATGAGTTCCGCAGAACTGCAGCAAATAAATAAATATCCGGTGATTAAAAATTATGTCGTTTTTAATTCAAATCAGATTGAAAATTTAGAAGAATTAAATTTGAATATTGGTCTAGATGAAGCCCAAGATTTAGAATTTGTTGATCAAATAAATTGTGAAAATTTCGTTCAAAAATTAGTTGAAAATGCTTCTTTGCAAATTAAATTTGAACAGATATCACATGGTAGTTACTTTCCAATATTTGATTATATCAAGATGCCGTTAAAAAAACATTTCGTTTCAGAAGTGAAATTCTATACTACTTTATTTCATGAAATTATTCATTGGACAGGACACGAAATAAGATTAGACAGAAATCTTTGTGACGGATTTAATGACAAAATTAAGTATTCATTTGAGGAATTAGTTGCCGAAATGGGATCAATGCTTTTGGCGCTTCAATTTGGAATTACTGATGAACTTTTAAATTCAATCAGATACCTTAAAGGGTGGTCCGATAGGCACAAAGAAAATAGAATTGAAGACATTAAAAATGCGTTCATCCAATCAAAAAAAGCGAAGAAATATTTAGAACAATTTTAAGAAAAAAACCTCTCATTTTATGGGAGGTTTTTTCAACTAAAATATATAAAGCATTCCAATGATATTTGATAGATCATTATAATATTTAAACTTTAGTGAAAATTGTTTATTTCAATTTTCCCACATCTCATTATAGATTTTCATTAATTCAAATCACGGAACTTTCATTAATACTTCGATCAAAATATATTTACAGTATAATTAAAAAAAACAAGATATAAGTATTATGAGAACAACGATTAAACTGCCTTTAGGAATTGTAATCTTTGGAATAGTTGGATTGCTTTTCACCATTTTAAATTCTTTTAGATTAGAAAGAAAAATTGAAAATTTTGATGAAATTAATGTCCAAAGAATTAATGTCATCGAGAAAGATGGAACTATTAGAATGGTTATTTCTAATAAGGAATTACAACATTCTGGTAGAATGAACGGCAAAGACTGGGAAAAACGAGAACGACAAGCAGGAATGATTTTTTTTAATGATTTGGGTGATGAATGTGGTGGACTTATTTACGAGAATAAAAAAAGATCTGATGGAAGTATAAAAAATGGTATGTCAATTACTATGGATCAATACAAAGATGATCAAGTGATTCAAATATTAAATAATGAATCAATTAAAGGAGGTAAAATGACTTCTGAGCGTGGTTTTTCTGTGAATAGTTTTAAAAGTCTTACTGGAATTGACGCACGAAATAAAGCTTATCAAGACGCAGAAAAAATCAATGATGAAAAGCTGAGAAAAGAAAAAATAATTGATATTTCTAAAAATCACGGAAGCAGTAAACTTTTGTTTTTAGGTAAAACCACGGGAAATTCACAGGGTTTATTTATTGCAGATCAAAATGGTCAGCCGAAATTGATGGTTTATGTGAATGAAAAGGGAGATCCGAAAATACAGACTTTTAATGAAAAAGGTGAAGTAAAAGATTTTTTAATAAATCCAGCTAAATAAAATATAAAATGGGTAATATCTTAAGGGAAAATTACCCATTTTTGATTTATTAATTATGAAAACCAAAAAACTAATCTTCAATCTATTTTTCGCATTACTATTTATCGTATTAATTAATGCGGTTCAAACCTACGTTTTGCACATTACTAAAAGATTTGGTGACATTGATTTTTTCAAATTTAGCACTCATGTTTTTGGAATTATTTCCTGCATAGTATCCCTTGCGAGTACAATTATCGCATGGAAAATTACGAGGAAAATACAGTTAAAGAAAATTTCTCTAATTGCTTCTGCGTTAGTTCTTAGTTTATTTATTTATGCCGTTTTGCAAAGTATCTACTACATTGCACTTCGATTAATTATCTACGATTTATCAACCGATTTTAGCATGTTAGTAGGAAATTTAGTTTTTACAACAGTTATTTTCCATCTTTATATTAGTGGACTTTCTTTGGCTTATTTTTATTTTGAAGAAAATGCACAAACTAAAATTAATCTCCAAATCACGGAAAAGGAAAAAGAAATTCTTCATTTTAAAATTTTAAAAAAAAACCTAGAGCCGCATTTTCTTTTTAATAATTTGAGTGTTCTTTCTGGCTTGGTAAAGAAAAGCCCCCATGAAGCTGAAATGTTTATTGAAGATTTCTCCGACGTTTATCGTTATTTCTTGAATCACAGTGAAAAAGAATTGGTAAGTTTAAAGGATGAATTAGAATTTCTAAAAAAATATATTTCTCTCATGAAGAAACGATTTCGAAACGCTTATAATTTTAAAATTGATATAGATAATGAGAGTGGATATATTCTACCCTGTTCTTTGCAACTTTGCTTAGAAAATGCAATAAAACATAATCGTGGTTCCGAAGAAAAACCATTGCAAATAAATATAAATAGAATAGAAGGATACATCCTTGTTTCTAATGATTTTAAGCCGGTAGATTTTACTCATGGTTCTGGAGTTGGAAATCAATTTCTACAAAAAAGTTATGAACTTAATTTTGGAAAAAAAGTAAATTTTAAGCAAACGGATACACTTTTTACTGTGGAAATCCCTTTAATATAATGAGAGTTTTAATTTTAGAAGATGAAACGCTAAATGCAGAAATCATCACCGAACATTTGAAAAAATATGATCCAACCATTGAAGTTGTCGCATATTTAAAAAGTAAAGAGAAAACCAAAGAATGGATTGTCAAAAATGGTCAAGTTGACCTTGTTTATAGTGATATCGAACTTTTAGATGGCAATGTTTTCTCTTTATTAAAAGAAAATATCATCACTTCTCCCATCATTTTCACAACAGCTTACAACAATTACTATCAAGATGCTTTTGATGTAAATGGAATCGCTTATCTTTTAAAACCAATTAATTTTGAGCGATTCTTTCAGGCAATGAAGAAATTTAATGGTTTAAGAACCTCCGAAAGAAATCAAGATTGGAGCGTTATTTCTGAATTACTTGAGCAAAAAATAAAGCGATATAAAGAGCGAATTATTATCAAAACATCCACAGAAATTCAAATTTTGAATACGGAGGAAACCGCAGCAATACTTTCACATTTAGGAAAGTTAACAGCAATAGATCAATCAGGTAAAGAACATGAATTTCGATATAAACTTTCCGACTTGGCTAAAGAATTAGACCCTAAAGTATTTTTTCAAATTAATCGTGGAGAAATTATTAACATTAATTTTATTGAAAAAATTGAACCTTATTTTAACGATAGATTAAGCATAAAGATGAGTAATGTAAAAGCAAAATTAATCACAAGCACTTCATCTACCGCAGAATTTAGAAAATGGATTGGACAATATTAATGTGTTTATAAAAATCACCATTTTTAAGAATTGTAACCTCGAATTTTATGGGAGGTTTTTTTGTTTTGTGATTAGATAGTTTCTAAAAAATTCAGAAAAATTGGATGCTAATTTTTCATTATAAGCACCCTCTTTTTTAATTCGTGAATCTGAATTTGTAACCGTTAAAATCATAATTTACTATTTTAGGATTTTAATTTTACGCAATAAAACCGGAGAATTTTTGTTCAATATAAGAAGCCAATTTATGGCTCATTTCACCCACCCGCATTTTTTGAAATGTTTTTTTCCGACTATGGAAGTAGGGTTTTTCCTAAAACGATTGGAGATTTTAAAATAAAGTAGAAGAAAGATGAAAATTGAAAAGTGTTGTAGGTCGAGAAGTGTCTTTGTCAGGACAAAAATAAATTTTGTTTTGCAAAATTGGATTTTTATCACGCCAAATACATCTCGTTTTGCTCCCGTTGGTCGGCAAAATAAATTTTAAGTTCTCAGATATATCATTGAATGAAAATTATGAAAAGTAAGAAAATTGAAGTAAGAGTAACGTTGCAAGAAAGAGATGAAATTATTGCAAAATCTAGGGAGGCTGGTTTATCCATTTCTGAATATATGAGAAGATCCGCAATTGATAAAAAATTAAATGTGCGTTTTTCCAAAGAAGAATTAGAGGCTTGGAAAAATCTAACTTATATCAGTAACGCTTTGAAAAATCTAGGGAATATTTTAAATAAAGAAAATAGGGAAGATTTGATTTTAGAATTGAAAAAAATCAATGCAGAATTAAAAGTTGAAATATTAAAATTTTTAAAATGACAGCAAGTGCAAAATCTGTAAAAGGGAGTACGCAGGGAGTCGATTATCTTATTGATGAAAGAAAAGGATATGAGTTAGATAGAAATATGCTGTATGGTGAAAAATCGAGTGAAATAATGCAGAGTTTTAGAATTCAACAATCTTTAAATTCGGACTGTAATAAAAAATTTATAACCGCATATATAAGCCCGGAACCTGGAGACGGACAAAAGTTAAACGATAAAGAATTAAAGGAGATAAGCCGAGATTTTATGAGGGGAATTGGAGTGAATCCTGATAAACAAGCATATTTGGCTATTGTTCATACAGAAAAAAATCATAAGCATATACATTTATTAATTAACAGAATAGATGAGAATAATAAGGCCATTAAAGATAATTTCATAGTATTGAAAGCTCAAAATGTTGCTCACAAAATTGCAAAGGAAAGAGGATTAGTTTCCGCACGTGATATAAAGCAGGATAATATTGAAAAAAAGTTGAGCATTTCTAAAAGGGAAAAAACCCTAATTTTTGAAAACCATAAAAAAGTGATGAATCTAAAGCCAGTTAGTATCTCGAAATATATACAGTACATGAAATCGACTGGGTATGAAATAAAACCTACAATTAATGCATCGGGAAATTTACAAGGATTTCGAGTTAAGGAAAATGCTACAGGCCAAGAATTTAAAATGTCTGAAATTAAAAGAACAATGTCACAACAAGTGCAAAAATTAAGAAATGATTTAGGTACAGAAAAAACATCGTCAAAAATGTTTCAAGCTCATAAACAAGTGATGCAATTGAAACCTCAAAATTTTGATAAATATCGTCAGTATATGCGCTCAATGGGTTTTAATTTTAATTTAATAAGAAATAAATCTGGACAGATTAAAAATATAATGGTTAATGAAACTAATAAAGTGACAGGGCATGTGATTACCACAGTGCTACCTACTGTTAAGAAAAGATTATCTCGGGACGAAATAAAAAAAATGATAGAAAGTGAGAAAAACGCCAATTTTCAATTAGACATTGAAATTAAACTTATAATGGCAAATCAAATAAAAGAATTCGAGAAAATGAGTGATCTCAATAAGGGTTTATCAGAAGAAAGAGGAGTAGATACAAAATAGAAAAATATGAATGCATTAGGTTGTTTACCTCAAATATTTAAGGGGATTTTATTAGTGTTTGTTGCAATGCTAGTAGCAGTTAATTTATTAGGTGTTATAGCTCCATTTTGGCAAATTCTAGGAGATAATTTTCTTGAAACGATACCTAAGGGAATACTTACATTGGAAATGTGGATTAAAATCTTAATATCCTTAATATCTATTTCCTTTTGGCTCATTGCTTATAAACTAGGAAAGTTTAAAAATATAATTAGAGGAATTGCATTTGTGGGTGTAGGAACATTTCTTTTTTTATATGTTGGAGGATCAATGTCGACTACTTTGTCAAGATATATCGGAAATTATTCTTTGTTTATAATGATTTTCCCATTGACTTTTGTAGGTTTTTTGTTTTATAATGATCTGAGGAAGAAAAATAAAAACGGTATCAGGATTTTTGAAAAGAATAATTTGAAAGTACAGAAAAAGGGCTTTATTTTTAAAACTAGCTCCGGAATTATAAATTTAGCAAATCCATTTAGAGGTATTTATATACAAGGAGGGGCTGGATCTGGAAAATCTGCGAGTATTTTCGAACCAATAATTAAACAAATTGCGGAACAGGAATATACTGGAATATTATATGATTTTAAAAGTCCTGAATTAACCAATAAAGTAAGAGCTAGTTATAGCGGAACTAATACGAAATTTAGAAATGTTGATTTCAAAAATCCATCACAGAGCGATAGAATAAATCCAATCGCACCAAAATATTTAACAAAAAGTGTAATGGCCATTGAATATTCTCAGGCACTTGTAAATAATTTGATTCCCGAGAGCATCAAGAAAGCTGATTTTTGGTCAAATAATGCTAAGATGATAATTGCTGGGGTTATGTGGTGGCTTAAGGAAGATCATCCAAAATACTGTACATTACCACATGTAATAAGTCTTTTACTTCATGCGGATATAAAATTATTATTGCTTAAAATGTCTCAAAATTATGAAGCAGCAGGAATGGTTACATCTTTAAGACAATCTTTGGAGAACGAAGCACAGAATCAAGTTGCGGGAATTTTATCGACCATTCAAACCGCTTTATCATATTTAAACACAAAAGATGTTTTCTGGCTATTGTCTGAAGATGGTGTAAATTTAGAGTTAAACAATCCGGCAAATCCATCTTTCTTATGTTTAGGTAATGATAGCACATTGCCGCAAGTTTACGCTCCTCTAATTTCTTTAATTATAAGCGTGGCTGTGAGGCAAATGAACAGGCCTGGGAGATTGAAAAGTGTCGTACTTTTAGATGAAGCGCCAACCATTTTTATTCCGAATATTGAACAAATACCAGCAACTGCACGGAGTAATAAAATCTCTACGATTTTTGGAGTTCAGGATTTTAGCCAGTTGGTCGATAAGTATGGACAGGATAAAGCTCAGATAATTATTTCTAACCTCGGAAATCAATTTTTCGGCAGGGTGACAAATGGTAAAACAGCTGAAATGGTTAAAGTTCTCTTTTCGAAGGAAGATAGAGTTTTTACAAATAAAAACACTGGAAGCGGAACCAGTGGAACATTTGTCCATATTCAGAGTAATAATACAAAAGGTAAAAGTGAAAATATTCAAGAGAGAGATAGAGTAAAAGTTACAGATCTAATCAATTTAGAACCAGGGCAATTTTATGGCATTGTTGCCGAAGGTAAACCCAAAGAGTTTCTAAATACTCAATTCTTAGCAGATTTGGTTAACGGTATTGGGAATGAAAAAAAAATTATTTCTGATGAGGAAATGAGCGATAATTATTTCCGAATTATTGAGGAAAGCAAAAATTTAGTGGAATGACAGAAAATAAAGATTTTTATGTAATTGAACTTAAAAGCAAAATTAAAGTAGGTATTACAAATAATTTCAAGAGCAGACTTAATAGTATAAAAACAGGATCAGGAATTAAGGATAATGAAATTCTTAATATTTTCTATTATCCAGATTTAGGTTTTCTGGAAGCACGTACTAAACGGTTATTTTCAAAGCAGAAGATTGTAGGAGAGTGGTTTTATAAAAGGCAGATTGTTCTAATTTTCGTTGAATGTTTAAAAAATGGAAACGTTCCCTCCCTTGAACTACTAAAAAAAATACAGAATGAGAACGTAAAAGAATCAAACCTATTAGAAGCGGAAAGCAGCATTTATGGAGATTACCTTACACTGAGACAAAATGCGATTAATCTATTAGATCAAATAAAATCTGAACGATTTGGTATTGGTTATCCAGACTCTGTAGAGTTTGCAAAATTTATGAGATTAAAAAAAGCAAATTATCGAAATATGGTTTATCACGTTGATGAATGTTTTAAATATTTCGAGAGAGTGCCTAAATTTTGCCTTGATGACATAGATGATAACCAAATTATTGAGTGTTTAAGGATTATTAAAAACACCACCGCGAACAATAAAATAAAAACAGAACTTCAAGATAAAATTGATTCAGTTTTTTCTAAAAACGATATTTATAAGTCCCAAATTAT from Chryseobacterium sp. SNU WT5 includes the following:
- a CDS encoding relaxase/mobilization nuclease domain-containing protein; translated protein: MTASAKSVKGSTQGVDYLIDERKGYELDRNMLYGEKSSEIMQSFRIQQSLNSDCNKKFITAYISPEPGDGQKLNDKELKEISRDFMRGIGVNPDKQAYLAIVHTEKNHKHIHLLINRIDENNKAIKDNFIVLKAQNVAHKIAKERGLVSARDIKQDNIEKKLSISKREKTLIFENHKKVMNLKPVSISKYIQYMKSTGYEIKPTINASGNLQGFRVKENATGQEFKMSEIKRTMSQQVQKLRNDLGTEKTSSKMFQAHKQVMQLKPQNFDKYRQYMRSMGFNFNLIRNKSGQIKNIMVNETNKVTGHVITTVLPTVKKRLSRDEIKKMIESEKNANFQLDIEIKLIMANQIKEFEKMSDLNKGLSEERGVDTK
- a CDS encoding type IV secretory system conjugative DNA transfer family protein; protein product: MNALGCLPQIFKGILLVFVAMLVAVNLLGVIAPFWQILGDNFLETIPKGILTLEMWIKILISLISISFWLIAYKLGKFKNIIRGIAFVGVGTFLFLYVGGSMSTTLSRYIGNYSLFIMIFPLTFVGFLFYNDLRKKNKNGIRIFEKNNLKVQKKGFIFKTSSGIINLANPFRGIYIQGGAGSGKSASIFEPIIKQIAEQEYTGILYDFKSPELTNKVRASYSGTNTKFRNVDFKNPSQSDRINPIAPKYLTKSVMAIEYSQALVNNLIPESIKKADFWSNNAKMIIAGVMWWLKEDHPKYCTLPHVISLLLHADIKLLLLKMSQNYEAAGMVTSLRQSLENEAQNQVAGILSTIQTALSYLNTKDVFWLLSEDGVNLELNNPANPSFLCLGNDSTLPQVYAPLISLIISVAVRQMNRPGRLKSVVLLDEAPTIFIPNIEQIPATARSNKISTIFGVQDFSQLVDKYGQDKAQIIISNLGNQFFGRVTNGKTAEMVKVLFSKEDRVFTNKNTGSGTSGTFVHIQSNNTKGKSENIQERDRVKVTDLINLEPGQFYGIVAEGKPKEFLNTQFLADLVNGIGNEKKIISDEEMSDNYFRIIEESKNLVE
- a CDS encoding GIY-YIG nuclease family protein; protein product: MTENKDFYVIELKSKIKVGITNNFKSRLNSIKTGSGIKDNEILNIFYYPDLGFLEARTKRLFSKQKIVGEWFYKRQIVLIFVECLKNGNVPSLELLKKIQNENVKESNLLEAESSIYGDYLTLRQNAINLLDQIKSERFGIGYPDSVEFAKFMRLKKANYRNMVYHVDECFKYFERVPKFCLDDIDDNQIIECLRIIKNTTANNKIKTELQDKIDSVFSKNDIYKSQIIDLIDSFYFRKTYVEKAYGFHQNIEMKYDEEFDMYYMNNFENLNKEEILFLKNVKNEDLMVSIFGTINFSYKNRYCGCSFEVENFLRVLNFFKITKTEENQIRLFVNDSNFKECIFQYKYHLLNCNEKQFIRSLHITDHSFNYIEFEKNGRLYYCLFDDWEPVQKDLKIKIKNNQ